From Oncorhynchus mykiss isolate Arlee chromosome 6, USDA_OmykA_1.1, whole genome shotgun sequence, the proteins below share one genomic window:
- the LOC110515482 gene encoding high choriolytic enzyme 1-like, producing the protein MEQSPSLTILLLVLGLSQAQMDHSGPAMWIDHLEAVDITERILTANNGSDEMLMEGDLVVPRTRNAMQCMQGGNSCLWNKASGGYVEVPYTIEDSRFTPSDRKEIEHAVQSFHSKTCIHFVPRGNQKDYISFESLNGCYSSLGRIGGKQTVSVNSVGCIFLGIIQHETLHALGFQHEQTRSDRDQYIRINWSNIDSNMAYNFDKQNTNNLNTPYDYSSVMHYGKTAFSINGMDTITPIPNPDVSIGQRQGLSTTDILRINRLYGC; encoded by the coding sequence ATGGAGCAAAGCCCCTCTCTAACCATCCTGCTGCTGGTACTGGGCCTCTCTCAGGCCCAAATGGACCACAGTGGACCAGCCATGTGGATAGACCACCTTGAGGCTGTAGACATCACTGAGAGAATTCTGACCGCTAATAACGGCTCTGATGAGATGCTGATGGAGGGAGACCTGGTGGTACCAAGAACCAGAAACGCCATGCAGTGCATGCAAGGAGGAAACAGCTGCCTGTGGAACAAAGCCTCTGGCGGATACGTTGAAGTGCCCTACACAATAGAAGACAGCAGATTCACTCCCTCCGACAGGAAGGAGATTGAGCACGCCGTCCAGTCGTTCCACAGCAAGACCTGCATTCACTTTGTGCCACGTGGCAACCAGAAAGACTACATCAGCTTTGAGAGTTTGAACGGCTGCTACTCTTCTCTCGGGAGAATTGGAGGGAAACAGACGGTCTCTGTTAACAGCGTTGGCTGCATCTTTCTCGGCATCATTCAGCACGAGACCCTCCATGCTCTGGGATTCCAGCACGAGCAAACCAGGAGCGACCGTGACCAGTACATCAGGATCAACTGGAGTAACATCGACTCTAACATGGCCTATAACTTCGATAAACAAAACACCAACAACCTGAACACTCCCTATGACTACAGCTCTGTCATGCACTATGGAAAAACAGCCTTCTCTATCAACGGGATGGACACCATCACCCCCATCCCCAACCCCGACGTGTCCATCGGCCAGAGACAGGGGTTGTCCACCACTGACATCCTGAGGATCAACCGACTCTACGGCTGCTGA